A genomic window from Agrobacterium larrymoorei includes:
- a CDS encoding flagellar biosynthetic protein FliO — MEDFIGAYGNRLIIAVVGVGAALLLLAIVLWFIRRRSGSAPFIRGGRNRQPRLQVLDATAVDARRRLVLVRRDNVEHLVMIGGPTDIVIESGIGAIPFMKDVRDPQEDALIARDADRSLSADRQRSIVQAPQEDVRPAAASVAPELKKPASDEPKKPAMSAAPAKPVPSPAPAVAAGRPAPAAIPAQSQPAVRKPQSTPPAPTVSAAAPSTSSPVRETPAPVTPPAPRALAREPIAPAISVVPPIVAAAMMQPDDDTKPPVASASPEPVVSEPPAASPTSAMTPTVAPMVSASYEPSFFEPPLTAEPVTAQDPGPVGQSEPSVTEQSAIDVLDATRDHVLPAYRAAPPITTAPAAPAAPIIAKPEPLAASDNGPVFGDQLTSDFESFLEAEIAKSNNANADLSATPANAPAVNLDTTTPDPHPEPKFSEAPVAAERDVQKEMARIFGEMSVTRDR; from the coding sequence ATGGAAGATTTTATTGGCGCATATGGCAATCGCCTGATTATTGCAGTGGTGGGCGTTGGTGCGGCATTGCTGCTGCTCGCCATCGTCCTATGGTTTATTCGCAGACGCAGCGGCTCTGCGCCATTTATTCGTGGCGGGCGAAACCGGCAGCCACGACTTCAGGTATTGGACGCTACCGCAGTCGATGCACGCCGTCGCTTGGTCCTCGTTCGTCGCGACAATGTGGAACATCTGGTGATGATTGGCGGTCCGACGGATATTGTCATCGAAAGTGGTATTGGTGCGATCCCATTCATGAAGGATGTCCGCGATCCGCAGGAAGACGCTCTGATTGCGCGCGATGCAGACCGCAGCCTCTCCGCAGACCGACAGCGCAGCATTGTGCAGGCACCGCAAGAGGATGTTCGCCCTGCAGCAGCATCCGTGGCCCCGGAGCTGAAGAAGCCCGCTTCTGACGAACCTAAAAAGCCCGCGATGAGCGCAGCACCCGCGAAACCTGTACCCTCGCCTGCCCCAGCCGTTGCAGCAGGCAGGCCAGCTCCGGCTGCCATACCAGCGCAATCGCAACCCGCAGTCCGAAAGCCCCAATCGACTCCACCCGCACCTACCGTCTCAGCTGCAGCCCCGTCCACATCGTCCCCGGTGCGGGAAACCCCAGCACCGGTCACGCCACCAGCCCCCAGAGCACTCGCCCGCGAGCCCATCGCGCCAGCCATTTCGGTCGTACCTCCAATCGTTGCTGCCGCCATGATGCAGCCGGATGACGACACAAAACCACCTGTAGCTTCAGCCTCGCCAGAGCCAGTGGTTTCCGAGCCACCCGCCGCTTCCCCAACATCAGCGATGACTCCAACTGTCGCACCGATGGTGTCCGCCTCCTATGAACCGAGTTTTTTTGAACCGCCACTGACGGCAGAGCCCGTCACGGCACAAGACCCCGGGCCGGTAGGACAGAGTGAGCCGTCCGTGACCGAGCAAAGCGCGATTGATGTTCTCGACGCTACCCGCGATCACGTGCTCCCCGCCTACCGGGCAGCACCTCCTATTACGACAGCACCCGCTGCTCCTGCGGCACCGATTATCGCAAAACCGGAACCGCTCGCTGCCAGTGACAATGGGCCGGTCTTTGGCGACCAGTTGACAAGTGATTTCGAAAGCTTCCTCGAGGCAGAGATCGCCAAGAGCAACAATGCCAACGCCGATCTATCCGCGACACCTGCGAATGCACCCGCCGTCAACCTGGATACCACCACACCGGACCCTCACCCCGAGCCCAAGTTCTCAGAAGCCCCCGTTGCCGCTGAGCGGGACGTTCAGAAGGAAATGGCTCGTATCTTTGGTGAGATGTCGGTGACGCGCGACCGATAG